The region GAAGGAAAAGTGGAAGCCAGAGAGCCGACCTGGCTTCATCTCAATGTGGGCGGCCTGATCTATGAGGTGAATGTCTCTCTCAATACCTCCAACACCGTTGCGGGCAAGGAGCAGGTGAAGCTCTACGTCACCCAGATCATCCGGGAGGATGCGAATCTCCTCTTCGGTTTCGCCGACCGGAACGAGAAGAAGATGTTTGACACCCTGCTCAAGATCAACGGTGTGGGGCCCAAGGTGGCTCAGGCGGTCTGCTCCACCTTCACCCCCGAGAGCTTCGCCAAGATCGTCGCCGCCAAAGACGTGGCACTGCTCAAAAGAGTCCCCGGCATCGGTCCCAAAGCGGCCAGCCGGATCCTGGTGGAATTGGCCGACTTCATCGTCGACGGTTCTACCGCCGAGGGGAGTGCCGCGGCCGATCATCAGGAGGCGGTCATGGCCCTGGAGAGCCTGGGCTTCAAGAAAGAGGCGATCCGCAAAGCCCTGGCGGGAGAGAGCGGCGACACCGCCACTCTGGTCAAGGCGGCGCTGAAGAAGTTGCAGAGACTTTGAAACAACCGAGTAACCGAGTAACGGAGCAATGAGTAACCGAACAAAAGAGTGGTGAAAGACAAGGCAATCACTTAACACGTAGCACGTAACACTTAGTACAAAAAATCTTGCGACTTGAGGGGCGAAGCCCCGTGCTTGCGACGAGGGACTCTCAATAGAGCCTGTACCGCACATAAATAATGATCTTCGTAGTCGTTTTGGGCCTGGGATAGTGCATATAGGCGGTTTTGATCACTTCGATTGTTTGGCGGTCGAGGGAAGTGGAGCCGGTGCGCCTCAGGAGGCGCAGGCCGCTGATGTCACCGTTGGGGTGGAGGTAGAACTGCACGATGTTGGTTCCCTGTTCTCCGAAGCGGGCGGCCTCCTGGGGGTAGCCGAGGTAGTTGAGGGTCTGCTGGGAGATCTGGAGGATGCGGCGGAGATTCTCGTCGACGAATTTGCGTTGCGTCGAACTCATTCGTGAGTAGCTGCTGCCGTAGAGCCGTTTGATGAGGCGGCTGGCGGGGCCGGTGGGGACATGGCGGACGGCACGGCGGCTTTTGCGTTGCTGCGTCGGTTTCCGGGGGCGGCTGAATTGTTTGGGTCGTCTCTTCTGGGGAAGCGCCTTGCTCCTTTTGGGTGTGGTTGCGATCTTTTTCCTGGGCGGAGCCGGCTTTTTCTCGGTCATTTTTATGACGATCTTTTTGCTGTTTTTCTCACCTTTGTTTTGGGTGAGATTCTCGTCCGTTTTTTGGATCCGCTTTTGTTCTTCCCCCCGGGCGATCTTCTTTTCGGGATTTTTGGCGGCCGGTCGAGGCTTGGGTTTCGGCCGGAGGATCGGTTTGGGCGCCGGCTGTGCTCTTTTCGGTTTCGGCGGCATCGGCTTGGGACGGGGCGGCAGAGCTTTTGGCCTGGGTTTGGGATGGGAGGCCGGTGCTTTGGGCGGCAGGGTTTGGAAGCGGGTCAAATCCAGGGTGATCTTGGTCCGGTTGATTGCTTTGGGGGTGACCCGGCTCTGGTGGATGAGCCAGAGGATCAGCCCCAGCAGGGTCATATGCAGCAGCACGGAGAGGACAAATCCCGTCGCTAATCGTCGAATCTCCGCCTCCTTGCCCTACCGCTCTTTACCGGGATTTCTCTCGGGAATGTAGTATAATCCCGAATTATCAATTTGTGAAATTATATCCAAAGGGGCACTATGGGTTACGAGAAGAGTGAAGCGGCTTTTGAAGAGGCTTACCGATACATTCCGGGGGGCGTGGATTCCCCGGTGCGGGCCTTCGGCAGTGTAGGGGGCGTGCCTCCTTTTATCGAGCGGGGAGAGGGGCCCTACCTCTACGACATCGACGGCAACCGCTACATCGATTACGTCCAGAGTTGGGGGCCGCTCATTTTCGGCCATTGTGATCCCGAGATTGAAAATGCGGTGATCGAAACTGCCAAAAAGGGCCTGAGCTTCGGGGCACCTACGGAGCTTGAGACGGCCCTGGCCAAAGAGATCGTGGAGCTCTTCGATTCCATCGACAAGGTTCGTTTCGTCAACTCCGGTACCGAGGCGGTGATGAGCGCCCTGCGTCTGGCGAGGGGCTATACCGGACGGGATGATTTCGTCAAATTTACCGGCTGCTATCACGGCCACAGTGACAGCCTGCTGGTCCAGGCGGGCAGCGGCGCGGCCACTTTCGGCGCTCCCAGCAGCCCCGGTGTGCCGGCGGACCTGACCAAGCATACCCTCCTGGCCACCTACAACGATCTGGAGAGTGTGAAGCGCTGTTTCGAGCAGAGCGAGGGAGGGATCGCCTGTGTGATCATCGAGCCCATCGCCGGCAATATGGGGCTGGTCCCGGCAGAAGAGAGCTTTTTGCAGGGGCTGCGCGAGCTCTGCGACGCTCACGGCGCGCTGCTGATCTTCGATGAGGTGATGAGCGGATTCCGCGCTTCCCTCAAAGGAGCGCAGGGCTTGACCACCGTCCGGCCCGACCTGGTGACCCTGGGCAAGGTGATCGGCGGGGGAATGCCCGTAGGGGCTTTCGGCGGCCGGGCGGAGATCATGCACAAGCTCAGTCCCGAAGGGCCGGTCTACCAGGCGGGGACCCTCAGCGGCAACCCGGTGGCGATGGCGGCCGGATTGACAAGCCTGCGGAAGCTCAAAGCCAACCCGAGCCTCTACGTGACCCTGGCCGAGCGTGCCCGCAAGCTGATGGAAGGCTTCGAAGCGGCGGCTAGAAGCGCGGGCCTGCCTCTGGTGACCGAAGTGCGGGGGAGTATGTTCGGTTTTTTCTTCACCGATGAGCCGGTGAAGAATTTCGAAGATGCCAAGCGCGGGGATAACGAATATTTCAAAAAGTTCCACCGCGCGATGCTGGACCGGGGCGTCTATCTGGCCTGTTCCAGTTACGAGACGGGCTTCATCTCCACCGCCCTGGATGACGCGTTGATCGACGAGACGATCCGGATCGCTTACGAAGCGATGCAGAGTATCCACGGATAAGCTATGAATGACAACGACCCCAAAATCAAAAAGATCGTCACCGCGGCCGACGGCCTGAGTCTGGGGATCTCCATCGTGGTGGCGGTGCTTATCGGCGTCGCCATCGGCCTGGGGCTCAAGCGGCTTACGGGAGCGGGCTGGACCCTCTGGATCGGCGTATTAATCGGCCTGGGGGCCGCGCTGCGGAATATCCAGATCGCCTATAAAAAACAGAAAGCTTCCCTCGATGAGCTGGCGCGGGATCCCCGGTACAACAAGCGCCGCTACGATGATGAGGACGACGAGGATTGATGCGACGCACGTTGCTGACCCTGCTGGCTGGGGATGGAGTATTGCTGCTTTT is a window of Nitratifractor salsuginis DSM 16511 DNA encoding:
- the ruvA gene encoding Holliday junction branch migration protein RuvA, which codes for MIVGIEGKVEAREPTWLHLNVGGLIYEVNVSLNTSNTVAGKEQVKLYVTQIIREDANLLFGFADRNEKKMFDTLLKINGVGPKVAQAVCSTFTPESFAKIVAAKDVALLKRVPGIGPKAASRILVELADFIVDGSTAEGSAAADHQEAVMALESLGFKKEAIRKALAGESGDTATLVKAALKKLQRL
- a CDS encoding energy transducer TonB, yielding MLLHMTLLGLILWLIHQSRVTPKAINRTKITLDLTRFQTLPPKAPASHPKPRPKALPPRPKPMPPKPKRAQPAPKPILRPKPKPRPAAKNPEKKIARGEEQKRIQKTDENLTQNKGEKNSKKIVIKMTEKKPAPPRKKIATTPKRSKALPQKRRPKQFSRPRKPTQQRKSRRAVRHVPTGPASRLIKRLYGSSYSRMSSTQRKFVDENLRRILQISQQTLNYLGYPQEAARFGEQGTNIVQFYLHPNGDISGLRLLRRTGSTSLDRQTIEVIKTAYMHYPRPKTTTKIIIYVRYRLY
- the hemL gene encoding glutamate-1-semialdehyde 2,1-aminomutase, which encodes MGYEKSEAAFEEAYRYIPGGVDSPVRAFGSVGGVPPFIERGEGPYLYDIDGNRYIDYVQSWGPLIFGHCDPEIENAVIETAKKGLSFGAPTELETALAKEIVELFDSIDKVRFVNSGTEAVMSALRLARGYTGRDDFVKFTGCYHGHSDSLLVQAGSGAATFGAPSSPGVPADLTKHTLLATYNDLESVKRCFEQSEGGIACVIIEPIAGNMGLVPAEESFLQGLRELCDAHGALLIFDEVMSGFRASLKGAQGLTTVRPDLVTLGKVIGGGMPVGAFGGRAEIMHKLSPEGPVYQAGTLSGNPVAMAAGLTSLRKLKANPSLYVTLAERARKLMEGFEAAARSAGLPLVTEVRGSMFGFFFTDEPVKNFEDAKRGDNEYFKKFHRAMLDRGVYLACSSYETGFISTALDDALIDETIRIAYEAMQSIHG
- a CDS encoding AtpZ/AtpI family protein, with translation MNDNDPKIKKIVTAADGLSLGISIVVAVLIGVAIGLGLKRLTGAGWTLWIGVLIGLGAALRNIQIAYKKQKASLDELARDPRYNKRRYDDEDDED